The following proteins come from a genomic window of Coffea arabica cultivar ET-39 chromosome 11c, Coffea Arabica ET-39 HiFi, whole genome shotgun sequence:
- the LOC140016914 gene encoding cysteine-rich receptor-like protein kinase 43 isoform X2, with translation MIKSKAFLQGLIKAFVPKNSRGQKEEDLEKIAAQEQKQFQFQVLVAATKNFHRSNKLGEGGFGPVYKGKLDDGREIAVKKLSQSSRQGKKEFMNEAKLLARVQHRNVVNLLGYCAHGPEKLLVYEFVANESLDKLLFKSSGRDALDWNRRHDIIVGVAKGLLYLHEDAHSCIIHLDIKASNILLDDKYLPKIADFGLARLFNEDGTHVNTRAAGTNGYMAPEYVMHGNLSIKADVYSFGVVVLELISGQKNSTFNRDTESTSLLEWAYKLYKKGKHLEIVDPSLVTSVNPDQISVCIQIGLLCVQSDPRLRPKMRRVVVMLSRKPGTLEEPTRPGYPGSRYRKSHKPLAVSSTTGTSGASNSHSFTSTTKTNSVTATTTTSALTNPRSDRKGKRPMHHST, from the exons ATGATTAAGTCAAAGGCCTTTCTCCAGGGCCTCATCAAAGCCTTTGTTCCAAAGAACAGTAGAG GGCAAAAAGAAGAGGATTTGGAGAAGATTGCAGCACAAGAACAAAAGCAATTCCAGTTTCAAGTTCTTGTTGCTGCTACCAAGAATTTCCATCGTAGTAATAAGCTTGGTGAAGGTGGCTTTGGCCCTGTTTACAAG GGGAAATTGGATGATGGGAGGGAAATAGCTGTGAAGAAGCTGTCACAGAGTTCTAGGCAAGGGAAGAAAGAGTTCATGAATGAGGCCAAGTTGTTGGCTCGAGTCCAGCACAGAAACGTGGTGAATTTGTTAGGATATTGTGCTCATGGTCCTGAAAAACTGCTTGTTTATGAGTTTGTAGCGAATGAAAGCCTTGACAAGCTTCTCTTTA AGTCTAGTGGACGAGATGCACTGGATTGGAACAGGAGGCATGACATCATAGTGGGTGTGGCCAAGGGTCTTCTATACCTTCATGAAGATGCACATAGTTGCATCATCCATCTTGACATAAAAGCTAGCAATATCCTACTGGATGATAAATATTTGCCCAAAATTGCTGATTTTGGTTTGGCCCGTCTGTTCAACGAAGATGGCACGCATGTTAACACCCGTGCAGCTGGAACCAA TGGTTACATGGCACCAGAGTATGTCATGCACGGAAATCTATCTATAAAGGCAGATGTATATAGTTTTGGGGTCGTAGTTCTGGAGCTGATAAGTGGTCAGAAGAATTCTACCTTCAACAGAGATACTGAGTCCACGAGCCTTCTCGAATGG GCCTACAAGCTTTACAAGAAAGGCAAGCACTTGGAAATTGTGGATCCATCATTGGTAACATCAGTGAATCCTGATCAGATATCAGTTTGCATACAGATTGGGTTGCTCTGCGTTCAATCTGATCCGCGTTTACGGCCAAAAATGCGTCGTGTTGTGGTGATGCTGTCAAGAAAGCCAGGCACTCTGGAAGAGCCAACAAGACCTGGATACCCTGGTTCCAGATACAGGAAGTCTCACAAGCCTCTTGCTGTATCATCCACTACAGGAACTTCTGGTGCCTCCAACTCTCATTCGTTTACCTCCACAACCAAAACAAACAGCGTAACCGCGACAACAACCACATCAGCATTAACGAATCCAAGATCAGATCGAAAAGGAAAACGTCCCATGCACCATTCCACTTGA
- the LOC140016914 gene encoding cysteine-rich receptor-like protein kinase 43 isoform X1, whose translation MIKSKAFLQGLIKAFVPKNSRGQKEEDLEKIAAQEQKQFQFQVLVAATKNFHRSNKLGEGGFGPVYKGKLDDGREIAVKKLSQSSRQGKKEFMNEAKLLARVQHRNVVNLLGYCAHGPEKLLVYEFVANESLDKLLFIESSGRDALDWNRRHDIIVGVAKGLLYLHEDAHSCIIHLDIKASNILLDDKYLPKIADFGLARLFNEDGTHVNTRAAGTNGYMAPEYVMHGNLSIKADVYSFGVVVLELISGQKNSTFNRDTESTSLLEWAYKLYKKGKHLEIVDPSLVTSVNPDQISVCIQIGLLCVQSDPRLRPKMRRVVVMLSRKPGTLEEPTRPGYPGSRYRKSHKPLAVSSTTGTSGASNSHSFTSTTKTNSVTATTTTSALTNPRSDRKGKRPMHHST comes from the exons ATGATTAAGTCAAAGGCCTTTCTCCAGGGCCTCATCAAAGCCTTTGTTCCAAAGAACAGTAGAG GGCAAAAAGAAGAGGATTTGGAGAAGATTGCAGCACAAGAACAAAAGCAATTCCAGTTTCAAGTTCTTGTTGCTGCTACCAAGAATTTCCATCGTAGTAATAAGCTTGGTGAAGGTGGCTTTGGCCCTGTTTACAAG GGGAAATTGGATGATGGGAGGGAAATAGCTGTGAAGAAGCTGTCACAGAGTTCTAGGCAAGGGAAGAAAGAGTTCATGAATGAGGCCAAGTTGTTGGCTCGAGTCCAGCACAGAAACGTGGTGAATTTGTTAGGATATTGTGCTCATGGTCCTGAAAAACTGCTTGTTTATGAGTTTGTAGCGAATGAAAGCCTTGACAAGCTTCTCTTTA TAGAGTCTAGTGGACGAGATGCACTGGATTGGAACAGGAGGCATGACATCATAGTGGGTGTGGCCAAGGGTCTTCTATACCTTCATGAAGATGCACATAGTTGCATCATCCATCTTGACATAAAAGCTAGCAATATCCTACTGGATGATAAATATTTGCCCAAAATTGCTGATTTTGGTTTGGCCCGTCTGTTCAACGAAGATGGCACGCATGTTAACACCCGTGCAGCTGGAACCAA TGGTTACATGGCACCAGAGTATGTCATGCACGGAAATCTATCTATAAAGGCAGATGTATATAGTTTTGGGGTCGTAGTTCTGGAGCTGATAAGTGGTCAGAAGAATTCTACCTTCAACAGAGATACTGAGTCCACGAGCCTTCTCGAATGG GCCTACAAGCTTTACAAGAAAGGCAAGCACTTGGAAATTGTGGATCCATCATTGGTAACATCAGTGAATCCTGATCAGATATCAGTTTGCATACAGATTGGGTTGCTCTGCGTTCAATCTGATCCGCGTTTACGGCCAAAAATGCGTCGTGTTGTGGTGATGCTGTCAAGAAAGCCAGGCACTCTGGAAGAGCCAACAAGACCTGGATACCCTGGTTCCAGATACAGGAAGTCTCACAAGCCTCTTGCTGTATCATCCACTACAGGAACTTCTGGTGCCTCCAACTCTCATTCGTTTACCTCCACAACCAAAACAAACAGCGTAACCGCGACAACAACCACATCAGCATTAACGAATCCAAGATCAGATCGAAAAGGAAAACGTCCCATGCACCATTCCACTTGA
- the LOC140016914 gene encoding cysteine-rich receptor-like protein kinase 43 isoform X3: MIKSKAFLQGLIKAFVPKNSRGQKEEDLEKIAAQEQKQFQFQVLVAATKNFHRSNKLGEGGFGPVYKGKLDDGREIAVKKLSQSSRQGKKEFMNEAKLLARVQHRNVVNLLGYCAHGPEKLLVYEFVANESLDKLLFIESSGRDALDWNRRHDIIVGVAKGLLYLHEDAHSCIIHLDIKASNILLDDKYLPKIADFGLARLFNEDGTHVNTRAAGTNGYMAPEYVMHGNLSIKADVYSFGVVVLELISGQKNSTFNRDTESTSLLEWIGLLCVQSDPRLRPKMRRVVVMLSRKPGTLEEPTRPGYPGSRYRKSHKPLAVSSTTGTSGASNSHSFTSTTKTNSVTATTTTSALTNPRSDRKGKRPMHHST; the protein is encoded by the exons ATGATTAAGTCAAAGGCCTTTCTCCAGGGCCTCATCAAAGCCTTTGTTCCAAAGAACAGTAGAG GGCAAAAAGAAGAGGATTTGGAGAAGATTGCAGCACAAGAACAAAAGCAATTCCAGTTTCAAGTTCTTGTTGCTGCTACCAAGAATTTCCATCGTAGTAATAAGCTTGGTGAAGGTGGCTTTGGCCCTGTTTACAAG GGGAAATTGGATGATGGGAGGGAAATAGCTGTGAAGAAGCTGTCACAGAGTTCTAGGCAAGGGAAGAAAGAGTTCATGAATGAGGCCAAGTTGTTGGCTCGAGTCCAGCACAGAAACGTGGTGAATTTGTTAGGATATTGTGCTCATGGTCCTGAAAAACTGCTTGTTTATGAGTTTGTAGCGAATGAAAGCCTTGACAAGCTTCTCTTTA TAGAGTCTAGTGGACGAGATGCACTGGATTGGAACAGGAGGCATGACATCATAGTGGGTGTGGCCAAGGGTCTTCTATACCTTCATGAAGATGCACATAGTTGCATCATCCATCTTGACATAAAAGCTAGCAATATCCTACTGGATGATAAATATTTGCCCAAAATTGCTGATTTTGGTTTGGCCCGTCTGTTCAACGAAGATGGCACGCATGTTAACACCCGTGCAGCTGGAACCAA TGGTTACATGGCACCAGAGTATGTCATGCACGGAAATCTATCTATAAAGGCAGATGTATATAGTTTTGGGGTCGTAGTTCTGGAGCTGATAAGTGGTCAGAAGAATTCTACCTTCAACAGAGATACTGAGTCCACGAGCCTTCTCGAATGG ATTGGGTTGCTCTGCGTTCAATCTGATCCGCGTTTACGGCCAAAAATGCGTCGTGTTGTGGTGATGCTGTCAAGAAAGCCAGGCACTCTGGAAGAGCCAACAAGACCTGGATACCCTGGTTCCAGATACAGGAAGTCTCACAAGCCTCTTGCTGTATCATCCACTACAGGAACTTCTGGTGCCTCCAACTCTCATTCGTTTACCTCCACAACCAAAACAAACAGCGTAACCGCGACAACAACCACATCAGCATTAACGAATCCAAGATCAGATCGAAAAGGAAAACGTCCCATGCACCATTCCACTTGA